The following are encoded in a window of Methanobrevibacter ruminantium M1 genomic DNA:
- a CDS encoding fibrillarin-like rRNA/tRNA 2'-O-methyltransferase, protein MEIFLKDQDIVTRNLRPGIKVYDEKLIQEEGSEIEYRSWNPRRSKLAAALLNGLESLKLENDSKVLYLGASTGTTVSHISDIAYDGLIYAVEFSPVSMKKLIRLSKQRPNIAPLLEDATKPKNYLNKVEKVDLVYCDVAQEKQSELFMNNMKLFLKEDGQGLITIKARSIDVVQKPKKIFKEEEKKLKANGYSILEKIKLEPYEKDHIAFLVEKSF, encoded by the coding sequence ATGGAAATATTTTTAAAAGATCAAGACATAGTCACAAGGAATCTAAGGCCTGGAATCAAGGTCTATGATGAAAAGCTAATCCAAGAAGAGGGTAGCGAAATCGAATATCGCAGCTGGAATCCTAGAAGGTCCAAATTAGCTGCGGCATTATTAAACGGTTTAGAAAGCTTAAAATTAGAAAATGACTCTAAGGTATTATATTTAGGAGCATCTACCGGTACAACTGTCTCACACATTTCAGACATTGCATATGACGGATTGATTTATGCAGTGGAATTCTCACCTGTAAGCATGAAAAAGCTAATTAGACTCTCTAAGCAAAGACCAAACATTGCTCCCCTTCTTGAGGATGCGACCAAGCCAAAAAATTATTTAAACAAGGTCGAAAAAGTGGATTTGGTCTATTGTGACGTTGCTCAGGAAAAACAAAGCGAATTATTCATGAATAATATGAAATTATTCCTAAAGGAAGATGGACAAGGCCTCATTACTATAAAAGCAAGAAGCATAGACGTTGTTCAGAAACCTAAAAAAATCTTCAAGGAAGAGGAGAAAAAATTAAAAGCTAATGGTTATTCCATTCTTGAAAAAATTAAGTTAGAACCTTATGAAAAAGACCATATTGCTTTTTTAGTTGAAAAATCTTTCTAA
- a CDS encoding phosphopantothenoylcysteine decarboxylase domain-containing protein: MEIVLCVTGSVAAVETVKLAREFKRQGHSVKAFMTQEATKIIHPNALEFATGQEVVLELTGKIEHVKYSQADLILVAPATANTISKFAYRISDNPVNTLLITAYGHDTPIVFVPSMHDSMYDAVSENVAKLKEEGIVFLNPRLDEGKAKFPAIGDIVLESIRTVNLDRVKKNLTDDSLDESEIEDLNMEMLSKIAGLNVLISLGGTFEEIDPIRGISNRSSGKMGLELAKEAYRLGANLKILAAHHEVEIPKVFDVIDAKSSSVMSEKTIELVPDFDVFIATAAVSDFAPIVKEDYKISSSLNLSLEFEPVAKIIHQIKKINPDIFLVGFKAEYNIPEERMIQCAKTQMQDAGTDLVVANDVYKKGCEFGSDSNEVILVSDEIKKVGLNSKSEIAKSIFKEIANKI, encoded by the coding sequence ATGGAAATTGTATTATGTGTAACAGGCAGTGTAGCTGCAGTGGAAACTGTTAAGTTAGCTCGTGAATTTAAGCGTCAAGGCCATTCAGTCAAGGCATTTATGACCCAAGAGGCTACAAAGATCATTCATCCAAATGCTTTAGAGTTTGCAACAGGTCAAGAGGTTGTTCTAGAGCTCACTGGAAAGATTGAGCATGTTAAATATTCTCAAGCAGACCTAATTTTAGTTGCTCCAGCCACTGCAAATACAATAAGTAAATTCGCTTATAGAATTTCAGATAATCCTGTAAACACCCTTCTGATAACTGCCTATGGCCATGACACTCCTATCGTATTTGTTCCATCTATGCATGATTCAATGTATGATGCAGTGAGTGAGAATGTGGCAAAGCTAAAGGAAGAGGGAATTGTTTTCTTAAATCCTCGCTTGGATGAGGGCAAGGCAAAATTCCCAGCTATTGGGGATATTGTTCTTGAATCCATTCGCACTGTTAATCTTGATAGGGTTAAAAAGAATTTAACTGACGATTCTTTAGATGAAAGCGAAATTGAAGATTTAAATATGGAAATGCTTTCTAAAATTGCAGGATTAAATGTTTTGATAAGTTTAGGTGGAACATTTGAAGAGATAGATCCTATTAGGGGAATATCCAATAGGTCCTCTGGTAAGATGGGTCTTGAATTGGCTAAAGAGGCTTATAGGCTTGGAGCTAATTTAAAAATCCTTGCTGCACATCATGAAGTGGAGATTCCTAAGGTCTTTGATGTGATTGATGCAAAATCCAGTAGCGTTATGAGCGAAAAGACAATTGAATTGGTTCCAGATTTTGATGTATTCATTGCCACTGCTGCAGTTTCAGACTTTGCTCCTATTGTTAAGGAGGATTATAAGATTTCTTCATCATTAAATCTTTCCTTAGAGTTCGAACCTGTTGCCAAGATTATTCATCAGATAAAGAAGATTAATCCAGACATATTTTTAGTTGGATTTAAGGCAGAGTATAATATTCCAGAGGAAAGAATGATTCAATGTGCTAAAACTCAAATGCAAGACGCAGGTACAGATTTGGTTGTTGCAAATGATGTTTATAAGAAGGGCTGTGAGTTTGGATCTGATTCCAATGAAGTGATTCTTGTAAGTGATGAGATTAAAAAAGTAGGTCTTAATTCCAAGTCTGAGATAGCTAAATCAATATTTAAGGAAATCGCTAATAAAATTTAA
- a CDS encoding NOP5/NOP56 family protein produces MEYYITQFIAGFIAFDEDLKIANYKLFDDENIVSNNLKIENKELLEEEIELINELSSDDSTIIIETRKRRSQYKELDNYENIIVETPNKGGEHLRNNLESILLEIGFLNDDKENIDDVEENISNLEEPNQEKYSEITKIYEDIASLKVKESSQEEDKLLIQAINTVDDLDESISKLVERIRDWYTIYFPEMDTIGSNETYIKLIAESENREDIIKNHKEHFDIDLDFSTGADIEEYDLIMVKSFAESIYSLQRSRKDLEKYIDTKMEEIAPNLRDLLGPTLGAKLIAHIGSIKRLATYPASTVQIMGAEKAIFRHLKTGERPPKHGLIFQHPSVRGAKWWNRGKVARNLALKITLAVRKDVFSGEYDPKIAEDYLKKVEEIEKENPFPKKTSSRRKSERQMEKDKKSKKYKGNKKNKKNKKRKKRK; encoded by the coding sequence ATGGAATACTATATAACACAATTTATTGCAGGATTTATTGCTTTTGATGAGGATTTGAAAATAGCCAATTATAAATTATTTGATGATGAGAATATTGTTTCAAATAATCTTAAAATTGAAAATAAGGAATTATTAGAAGAGGAGATAGAATTAATTAATGAACTGTCTTCTGATGATTCTACAATCATTATAGAAACAAGAAAAAGAAGATCCCAATATAAAGAGCTTGACAATTATGAAAATATAATAGTTGAGACTCCAAATAAAGGTGGAGAACACTTAAGAAATAATTTAGAGAGCATTCTATTGGAAATTGGCTTTTTAAATGATGATAAAGAGAATATCGATGATGTAGAAGAAAATATAAGTAATTTAGAAGAGCCAAACCAAGAAAAATACTCTGAAATTACAAAAATTTATGAGGACATAGCTAGCCTAAAAGTAAAAGAGTCCTCACAAGAAGAAGATAAACTACTTATTCAAGCAATAAACACTGTAGATGACCTTGATGAATCAATCAGCAAATTAGTGGAACGTATTCGTGATTGGTACACCATCTACTTCCCTGAGATGGACACTATAGGAAGCAATGAAACATATATCAAATTAATTGCAGAAAGCGAAAACAGGGAAGACATCATTAAAAACCATAAAGAGCACTTTGATATAGACTTGGATTTCAGCACTGGAGCAGACATAGAAGAATATGACTTAATTATGGTAAAAAGCTTTGCAGAGTCTATCTATTCACTTCAAAGGTCTAGAAAAGACTTGGAAAAATATATAGATACTAAAATGGAAGAAATTGCACCTAACTTAAGAGATTTATTAGGCCCTACACTTGGTGCAAAGCTTATCGCTCACATTGGAAGCATAAAAAGATTAGCCACTTATCCTGCAAGCACCGTTCAAATAATGGGCGCTGAAAAGGCCATATTCAGACATTTGAAAACTGGAGAGAGACCTCCAAAGCACGGTTTGATATTCCAGCACCCAAGCGTAAGAGGTGCGAAATGGTGGAATAGAGGAAAAGTCGCTAGAAATCTAGCTTTAAAAATTACTTTAGCCGTTAGAAAGGATGTCTTTAGTGGAGAATATGATCCAAAAATAGCTGAAGACTACTTGAAAAAGGTAGAAGAGATAGAAAAAGAAAATCCTTTCCCTAAAAAGACAAGCAGCCGAAGAAAGTCTGAAAGACAGATGGAAAAAGATAAAAAGTCTAAAAAGTACAAGGGAAATAAGAAAAATAAGAAGAATAAAAAGAGAAAGAAAAGGAAATAG
- a CDS encoding CBS domain-containing protein, with protein sequence MKDKSTKNLRKSMNRGSVEHESKVAENEGEIMTLAKKEVISIPQTKTIKEAAEMMIEHEFRRLPVTQPGSNKLLGIVTAMDILDFLGGGSKFDIIEKKHNDNFLAAINDQVKEIMTRGVISVGPKATIRESVTKMTENGIGSLPIVDKEGKLVGIVTERDFALALAGSLTNETVGDLMIKDVITTTCGTPIESCSKIMVRNNLRRIPVVEEDKLVGIVTSTDILRFFGDKEMFASMTSNSGLDVLKRQISDIVKPNISVTESYVKLGDLCDLLAEKNIGGVPVVDDNKLVGIITERDILNAVLSKK encoded by the coding sequence ATGAAAGACAAAAGCACTAAAAATTTGAGAAAATCTATGAATCGTGGTTCTGTTGAACATGAAAGCAAAGTGGCTGAAAATGAAGGCGAAATCATGACTTTAGCTAAAAAAGAAGTCATTAGCATTCCTCAAACCAAGACAATCAAAGAAGCTGCTGAAATGATGATAGAACATGAATTCAGAAGATTGCCAGTGACTCAACCTGGTTCAAATAAACTTTTAGGTATCGTAACAGCTATGGATATTCTTGATTTCCTTGGAGGAGGAAGTAAATTTGACATAATAGAAAAGAAACACAATGATAATTTCTTGGCTGCAATCAATGATCAAGTCAAGGAAATTATGACTCGTGGAGTAATTTCTGTTGGCCCTAAGGCTACTATTAGGGAAAGTGTCACAAAAATGACTGAAAATGGTATTGGATCTTTACCTATCGTTGATAAGGAAGGTAAATTGGTGGGAATTGTCACTGAAAGAGATTTTGCTTTAGCACTTGCAGGCTCCTTGACCAATGAAACTGTTGGGGACCTCATGATTAAAGATGTTATCACAACTACTTGCGGAACCCCTATTGAAAGTTGTTCTAAGATTATGGTTAGAAACAACTTAAGAAGAATTCCTGTAGTTGAAGAAGACAAGTTAGTAGGTATTGTAACTTCTACTGATATTTTAAGATTCTTCGGTGATAAGGAAATGTTTGCATCCATGACCTCAAACAGTGGTTTGGATGTATTGAAAAGGCAAATCTCTGATATTGTGAAACCTAATATTTCAGTAACTGAATCTTATGTTAAATTAGGAGATTTATGTGATTTATTAGCTGAAAAGAACATTGGTGGTGTTCCTGTAGTGGATGATAACAAGCTTGTAGGAATTATCACAGAAAGAGATATTTTAAATGCTGTACTTAGTAAAAAGTAG
- a CDS encoding CBS domain-containing protein, translating to MSENVVSIDKNLNICDCLRMMYKDNLSRIPVTSTNENKKSLVGIISEKDIANKLGSVKYGNLAPSHFHVSTVMVKDLITVDADDDLTDVANILIEKNIGAIPVLSDGEMVGIVTKSDFIYLCKAKAYEKVSVKDIMTPDIISISANDRLIHARKVIMDSGVGRLLLTEDNELAGIITSKDIAKALVSFRKHTPEKHMASKIKELVAGDYMSTNVQTISEDTSIPELADAMLETGYNGYPVVDSNDQIIGIVTQSDLLKLIYEMETQ from the coding sequence ATGTCAGAAAATGTGGTATCAATTGATAAAAACTTAAATATCTGTGACTGTCTAAGAATGATGTATAAGGACAATTTGTCAAGAATACCAGTTACCAGTACCAATGAAAACAAAAAATCTTTAGTTGGAATTATCTCAGAAAAAGATATAGCTAATAAATTAGGATCAGTTAAATATGGTAATTTAGCTCCTTCTCATTTCCATGTATCTACAGTTATGGTAAAAGACTTGATTACTGTAGATGCAGATGATGACTTGACAGATGTGGCTAATATTCTAATTGAAAAGAATATAGGTGCCATTCCTGTTTTATCAGATGGTGAAATGGTTGGAATTGTAACTAAATCTGATTTCATATACCTTTGTAAGGCAAAAGCTTATGAAAAGGTTTCAGTTAAAGATATTATGACACCAGATATTATTTCAATATCTGCTAATGACCGTTTGATTCATGCAAGAAAAGTTATCATGGACTCTGGAGTCGGACGTCTATTATTGACTGAAGATAACGAACTTGCAGGAATTATTACTTCAAAAGACATTGCAAAAGCATTGGTTTCATTTAGGAAACACACTCCTGAAAAGCATATGGCTTCCAAGATTAAGGAACTGGTTGCAGGAGATTATATGTCTACAAACGTTCAGACAATTAGTGAAGATACAAGTATTCCTGAACTTGCAGATGCAATGTTGGAGACTGGATATAATGGTTATCCTGTAGTTGATTCAAATGATCAGATTATAGGAATCGTTACTCAGTCAGACCTTTTAAAATTAATTTATGAGATGGAAACTCAATAA
- the pheA gene encoding prephenate dehydratase, translating into MINDKVAFLGPQGTFSHEAASLLSDNLISYCSIQSVMDAVERGECRYGLVPIENSIEGPVSLTLDSLIHNFDLKIRNEIIIPINHNLLAASDISVDEVENVYSHAQALGQCQPYLERHNMVAHYTLSTAAAAKHVAETGEDAAIGTLKAAELYDLKVIDTNIQENYNNETRFVVLDTEDSPITGNDKTSISFSLFEDKPGGLYELLGYFASENINLTKIESRPSKEGLGHYIFFVDLEGHRLDENIAKILNNLEDNTSFFKILGSYPVYSRELFD; encoded by the coding sequence ATGATAAATGATAAAGTTGCATTTTTAGGCCCTCAAGGAACATTTTCTCACGAAGCTGCATCACTGCTTAGCGATAATTTGATTTCATACTGTTCCATACAGTCTGTAATGGATGCAGTTGAGCGAGGGGAATGCAGATATGGGCTTGTTCCAATTGAAAACTCTATAGAAGGTCCAGTTAGTCTAACTTTAGATTCATTGATTCATAATTTTGATTTGAAGATTAGAAATGAGATAATCATTCCAATCAATCATAATCTATTGGCGGCCTCTGATATTTCAGTGGATGAGGTTGAAAACGTTTATTCGCATGCTCAAGCCTTAGGGCAATGCCAGCCTTATCTTGAAAGGCACAATATGGTCGCCCATTATACTTTAAGCACTGCAGCTGCAGCTAAACATGTGGCTGAAACTGGGGAGGATGCAGCTATTGGAACTTTGAAGGCTGCAGAATTATATGATTTAAAGGTCATTGACACAAACATTCAAGAGAATTATAATAATGAGACTCGTTTTGTGGTTTTGGATACTGAAGATTCTCCAATTACCGGAAATGACAAGACTTCCATCTCCTTTTCATTATTTGAAGATAAGCCTGGTGGACTTTATGAGTTATTGGGTTATTTTGCCAGTGAAAACATTAACTTGACTAAAATTGAGTCACGTCCATCTAAAGAAGGATTGGGCCATTATATTTTCTTTGTTGACTTGGAAGGTCATAGGTTGGATGAGAATATTGCTAAAATTCTAAATAATTTGGAGGACAACACTTCATTTTTTAAGATTTTAGGCTCTTATCCAGTTTATTCTAGAGAACTATTCGATTAA
- a CDS encoding PsbP-related protein codes for MKKIIGIIFIIVILVIGGSLVYKNYKDSQNTVDKSQESIEISKNGITMLIPGDWVEAKSESNTTAIAAADPASKDSAGFSSVNINIEKKTSYNSLSYEFNNNYKALGRDSSYDILYEGNVSIAGTEGMEAGYTSSKTGFLKQHKAIWFKQGDDLYVILCTAPQSKFAEEESTFDFIINNLKFNNSTN; via the coding sequence ATGAAAAAGATTATTGGTATTATTTTTATAATAGTTATATTGGTTATTGGAGGTTCTTTAGTTTATAAAAACTATAAGGACTCTCAAAATACTGTAGATAAGTCCCAAGAGTCTATAGAGATAAGCAAAAATGGAATTACAATGTTAATTCCAGGTGATTGGGTGGAAGCGAAATCTGAATCTAATACTACAGCTATAGCAGCTGCAGACCCTGCTTCTAAAGACTCAGCGGGTTTTAGTAGTGTTAATATAAATATTGAAAAGAAAACAAGTTATAATTCTCTTTCGTATGAATTCAATAATAATTATAAAGCTTTAGGAAGAGACTCTTCTTACGATATTCTATATGAAGGAAATGTGTCAATTGCAGGTACCGAAGGTATGGAAGCAGGTTATACCTCAAGTAAGACCGGTTTTTTAAAACAGCATAAGGCCATTTGGTTTAAGCAAGGGGATGACCTTTATGTTATCTTATGTACTGCGCCACAGAGCAAGTTTGCAGAGGAAGAAAGCACTTTTGACTTTATAATAAATAATCTTAAATTTAATAATTCAACAAATTAG